GGAGCCGAGGGGTCATGGCGGAATCCAAGGTCATACACGCCACCCACCTTGGTGTACGATGATGCTACAATCACGGCGCCCATATCGTAGAAGATCTTCCAGAATTCGCGGAAGTTCGTCCAGTTTGGTGGGCCCTCCATGACGAGGCGAAAACGTTGTTCTTTCAGTTCACCCTCGGGGGTAACGGGTCCCAGACCGAGTTTCATTCGTTCCTGGACCTCGTCCCAAAGCACTTGGTAGTAGCTGACAGCTTCTTCAGTTCCGCGGAATGCGGTGAAGATCGGGCCGATATAGTACACGCCTGCGAAGTAGGCATCAATTGGAGTAGGAACATTTTTGGCGCTCTGCAGAACGTTTACCAGGAGATCTTCGGACTGTGCCGAATACTCAAGCATCTTTGAGAGTCTCTCCTGATCAAATTTCTTTCCCGATACCAGTTCCATTTTAGGAATGACTTCTTCCTTAAGCTGCTTCACCATGTAGTCAACTTGTTCCTGACTAATCTTACCGTCTTCCTGGTACGGTGTATGCAGCATTGCAACCGGAACGCCGGGATACAGACGTTCAAGGTTCTCAAACCACTTCAGGAATGTAAAGCAGCCGGTATAGCTCAGCAGAAGCAGGTCGGGGTTGGGGAGTTTCTCTCCGGTTGGGCCAATGTTACCGTTGAGCATCATTCCGATGTCACACTTCACATAGGTACACACATCTTCGGAGTAACCAATTTTCTCGGCATCCTTAATGTAGTTGGCCGACTTCTTTCGCATACCTGACTGCAAGGCATTGATTTCCGGGTACACCGGCAACATGTCGAATGATAAGATTAGCTCGGTAAGATTCCCCGGAACAAACGTGTACACGACCTTCTTGCCGGCATCCTTGGCTGTGGCAAGATCTTGAAATTGTTTGGCAAGCATATCCTTCTGCAGAATCATGCTTTTTTCTTTAGTGGCTTCAATAGGGGGTGCCATAGTGCAGTGCTCGTGATAGTAAATAAATAAACTAAACCCAAAGTTTAATAGAGTCCGAGAAGGTTCCGGCCTGTTCTTTAATGACTTTGAATTGTCCGGTATTCTCGTGGAACTGGAAGTTGATGTGCGGCAGCCCGGCGTCATCGCATTCTTTCTGCATCTGAGGTCTGTCCAGTAGTGCGGGATCGCAGAAGCTTGCTGCACAGAAGATCACACCATCGGCATTCCGCTGCCTGGCAAGTGATACAAGCCGTTTGCCCTTGGGATTGCCAACATCGTAATACGCTGAGGAGAAGGTGCTCTGGTGAATATAGGCTTCCGTGAGAGCTGTCAGCGGATCGTCGGTCGTGTCGTCAATATCACCTTGTATCCATCGTGAGCCAAGCATGAAATCGTCGTCAACAATATAACAGCCGGCCATTTCGATTGATTTAATGAGGCCGATTGGAGGCTGCTCGCAAAACGATCCGGTGACCACCACGCGGATATTGTCCATGGGTTCACCGCGTTCGCTGCTGATATGTTCAAGAACCTGTTTTAGGATTTCGTTGTGTTCTTCTACCGGCATCACGATACCGGCACGTAGGATATAGTAGGTCTCAACAGCAGACAAGCGCCACGGGTACTGCTGTCTGACAGCATATATTTCTTCAATCAGTCTGCGGTTTGTATTATACAAACCGATGGCAGCGTTCAAACTCTCGGTGGATGCTTCAACGCCGTTCACACTCTTCATGTCGTCAAGTACCTTCTCCATTTCCTGACGATAGAATATGCCCCCAATGTGAGAATCAAAGTTCTGCGGATAATCGAAGTATCGCTGGAAACTTCCTTTTTTCGACAGTTTAAACATGCCTGAAAGGTTTCGGATACAGTCGCAGATGGCAGGGAACAAGAACCCGTCTATGTCATGCAGGTTGGTATCCAATGCCATTTCGATAATTCCGCGGGGCATGTGGCAGATGTAGGACTGGTAGTAAGCATCTCCCTTGATGATCTGCTTCCTGTCGCCCGCACCCATGATTCCAACAGCCATACCGTTGGCAGCATGAATCATCTCACGTGGTACGTAAATTGGTAAATACCCTACCAGCAGCCTATCTTTACCGGCCTTCTTCCAGTCTTTTGCCCTGGTGAAGTTCAGGTCGAATGCTGTCCGCTCGCAGTAGTCAAGAATATTGTCAAGGTGTTCCATGGTGCACTTTTTATG
This is a stretch of genomic DNA from Ignavibacteria bacterium. It encodes these proteins:
- the bcrB gene encoding benzoyl-CoA reductase subunit B, giving the protein MAPPIEATKEKSMILQKDMLAKQFQDLATAKDAGKKVVYTFVPGNLTELILSFDMLPVYPEINALQSGMRKKSANYIKDAEKIGYSEDVCTYVKCDIGMMLNGNIGPTGEKLPNPDLLLLSYTGCFTFLKWFENLERLYPGVPVAMLHTPYQEDGKISQEQVDYMVKQLKEEVIPKMELVSGKKFDQERLSKMLEYSAQSEDLLVNVLQSAKNVPTPIDAYFAGVYYIGPIFTAFRGTEEAVSYYQVLWDEVQERMKLGLGPVTPEGELKEQRFRLVMEGPPNWTNFREFWKIFYDMGAVIVASSYTKVGGVYDLGFRHDPSAPLESLSRYCMGCYTNMNLPQRVGMLEQYVTEYKADGFLINSIKSCNSFSAGQLMIMREIEQRTGVPVGFIESDLVDPRYFSYANIKNRLESYFQMLEQRKVILQQEHEVA
- the bcrC gene encoding benzoyl-CoA reductase subunit C; translation: MIEQIYFGSNHKKCTMEHLDNILDYCERTAFDLNFTRAKDWKKAGKDRLLVGYLPIYVPREMIHAANGMAVGIMGAGDRKQIIKGDAYYQSYICHMPRGIIEMALDTNLHDIDGFLFPAICDCIRNLSGMFKLSKKGSFQRYFDYPQNFDSHIGGIFYRQEMEKVLDDMKSVNGVEASTESLNAAIGLYNTNRRLIEEIYAVRQQYPWRLSAVETYYILRAGIVMPVEEHNEILKQVLEHISSERGEPMDNIRVVVTGSFCEQPPIGLIKSIEMAGCYIVDDDFMLGSRWIQGDIDDTTDDPLTALTEAYIHQSTFSSAYYDVGNPKGKRLVSLARQRNADGVIFCAASFCDPALLDRPQMQKECDDAGLPHINFQFHENTGQFKVIKEQAGTFSDSIKLWV